A region from the Prevotella melaninogenica genome encodes:
- the pfkA gene encoding 6-phosphofructokinase, whose protein sequence is MGKIKTIGILTSGGDAPGMNAAIRAVTRAGIYNGFEIKGVYRGYEGLITDDIKPFTTENVSGIIGQGGTILKTARSKGFKTMEGRQQAYDNLVKEGIDALVVIGGNGSLTGAMMFAQEFDFCCIGLPGTIDNDLYGTDSTIGYDTTMNTIMECVDRIRDTAQSHERIFFVEVMGRDAGFLAQNSAIASGAEAAIIPEDSTNVDQLGRFMERGIRKSKRSCIVIVSESPKCGAMYYADRVRKEFPDYDVRVSILGHLQRGGRPSARDRILASSTGVGAIEAIMQGQRNIMVGVRNNEVVYVPLSEAIRSDKPFDKKLIKVLDELSI, encoded by the coding sequence ATGGGCAAAATAAAGACAATAGGTATTCTGACCTCTGGCGGTGACGCCCCTGGAATGAATGCAGCAATACGTGCTGTGACCAGAGCTGGCATCTATAATGGTTTTGAAATCAAAGGTGTCTATCGTGGTTATGAGGGATTGATTACGGATGACATTAAGCCTTTTACCACTGAGAATGTTAGCGGTATTATCGGTCAGGGCGGTACAATACTCAAGACGGCACGCTCAAAAGGTTTTAAAACGATGGAAGGACGTCAGCAGGCATACGATAACCTTGTCAAGGAGGGTATTGATGCGCTGGTTGTCATTGGTGGTAATGGCTCGTTGACGGGTGCGATGATGTTTGCACAGGAGTTTGATTTCTGTTGCATCGGTCTGCCAGGTACGATAGATAATGACCTCTATGGTACGGACAGCACCATCGGTTATGACACGACGATGAACACAATTATGGAGTGTGTCGACCGTATTCGTGATACCGCCCAGAGCCACGAGCGCATCTTCTTTGTAGAGGTGATGGGACGTGATGCTGGTTTCCTTGCACAGAACTCGGCTATTGCGAGTGGTGCAGAGGCAGCGATTATTCCAGAAGACTCTACTAACGTCGACCAGTTGGGTCGCTTCATGGAACGTGGTATTCGTAAGTCTAAGAGAAGTTGTATCGTCATTGTCTCTGAGAGCCCTAAGTGTGGAGCTATGTATTATGCTGACCGTGTACGCAAGGAGTTCCCTGATTATGACGTACGTGTGTCAATTCTTGGCCACTTGCAGCGTGGTGGTCGCCCTTCAGCACGCGACCGTATCCTTGCAAGTAGTACGGGTGTTGGTGCTATTGAGGCCATTATGCAGGGACAACGTAATATTATGGTAGGTGTTAGAAACAATGAGGTGGTTTATGTTCCATTGTCTGAGGCAATCCGTTCAGATAAGCCTTTCGACAAGAAACTTATTAAGGTTCTCGACGAGTTGAGCATCTAA
- the atpD gene encoding F0F1 ATP synthase subunit beta — protein MSQINGRISQIIGPVIDVYFDTKGENPEKVLPKIHDALRVKRANGQDLIIEVQQHIGEDTVRCVAMDNTDGLQRNLEVVPTGSPIVMPAGDQIKGRMMNVIGQPIDGMEALSMEGAYPIHREAPKFEDLSTHKEMLQTGIKVIDLLEPYMKGGKIGLFGGAGVGKTVLIMELINNIAKGHNGYSVFAGVGERTREGNDLIRDMLESGVIRYGEKFRKAMDEGKWDLSLVDQEELQKSQATLVYGQMNEPPGARASVALSGLTVAEEFRDHGGKNGEAADIMFFIDNIFRFTQAGSEVSALLGRMPSAVGYQPTLASEMGAMQERITSTKHGSITSVQAVYVPADDLTDPAPATTFTHLDATTELSRKITELGIYPAVDPLGSTSRILDPLIVGKDHYECAQRVKQLLQHYNELQDIIAILGMDELSDEDKLVVNRARRVQRFLSQPFTVAEQFTGVKGVMVPIEETIKGFNAILNGEVDDLPEQAFLNVGTIEDVKEKAKRLLEATK, from the coding sequence ATGTCACAGATTAATGGGCGCATCTCCCAGATTATCGGTCCAGTTATCGATGTCTACTTTGATACTAAGGGAGAGAATCCTGAGAAGGTTCTGCCAAAGATTCATGATGCCCTACGCGTAAAACGTGCGAATGGGCAGGATTTGATTATCGAGGTACAGCAGCATATTGGTGAAGACACCGTGCGCTGTGTGGCTATGGATAATACGGATGGTCTGCAGCGTAACCTTGAGGTTGTGCCAACAGGCAGTCCTATCGTTATGCCAGCTGGTGACCAGATTAAGGGTCGTATGATGAACGTTATCGGTCAGCCTATCGATGGTATGGAGGCACTGAGTATGGAAGGTGCTTATCCTATCCACCGCGAGGCGCCAAAGTTTGAAGACCTCTCTACGCATAAGGAGATGCTTCAGACCGGTATTAAGGTCATCGACTTGCTTGAGCCTTATATGAAGGGTGGTAAGATTGGTCTCTTTGGTGGTGCCGGTGTAGGTAAGACGGTGCTTATCATGGAGTTGATTAACAACATCGCTAAGGGTCACAATGGTTACTCTGTATTTGCCGGTGTAGGTGAACGTACACGTGAGGGTAATGACTTGATTCGCGATATGTTGGAGTCAGGTGTTATCCGTTATGGTGAGAAGTTCCGCAAGGCAATGGATGAAGGCAAGTGGGACCTTTCGCTTGTTGATCAGGAAGAATTGCAGAAGTCGCAGGCAACACTTGTCTATGGACAGATGAATGAGCCACCAGGGGCACGTGCATCAGTGGCACTCTCTGGTCTGACCGTTGCTGAGGAGTTCCGCGATCACGGAGGTAAGAATGGTGAGGCAGCAGATATCATGTTCTTCATCGATAACATCTTCCGTTTCACGCAGGCTGGTTCTGAGGTATCAGCGTTGTTGGGTCGTATGCCATCAGCCGTAGGTTATCAGCCTACTTTGGCAAGTGAGATGGGTGCGATGCAGGAGCGTATTACTTCTACAAAGCATGGTTCAATTACTTCAGTACAGGCGGTTTACGTGCCTGCTGACGACTTGACCGACCCTGCTCCAGCTACTACCTTTACCCACTTGGATGCAACAACAGAGTTGAGCCGTAAGATTACCGAGCTTGGTATCTATCCTGCGGTAGATCCATTGGGTAGTACCTCACGTATTCTTGACCCACTGATTGTTGGTAAGGACCACTATGAGTGTGCGCAGAGAGTAAAGCAGTTGCTTCAGCACTATAACGAATTGCAGGATATCATTGCCATCTTGGGTATGGACGAGTTGTCAGACGAGGATAAGTTGGTTGTGAACCGCGCTCGTCGTGTACAGCGTTTCCTCTCTCAGCCATTTACTGTTGCTGAGCAGTTCACTGGTGTTAAGGGTGTTATGGTGCCAATCGAGGAAACCATCAAGGGCTTCAACGCTATCTTGAATGGTGAGGTTGACGACCTCCCAGAGCAGGCGTTCTTGAACGTTGGTACGATAGAGGATGTCAAGGAGAAGGCTAAGCGTCTTTTGGAGGCTACTAAGTAA
- a CDS encoding F0F1 ATP synthase subunit epsilon: MLTLRIVSPERIVFTGEVDSVLVPGTVGPFEILNNHAPIISTLVEGKVAYSVKGDTKELHIVGGFVEVKKNLVSLCVEI, from the coding sequence ATGTTGACACTTAGAATAGTTTCTCCCGAAAGGATTGTCTTTACAGGCGAGGTGGATAGTGTGCTGGTTCCTGGTACAGTGGGACCATTTGAGATTCTCAATAATCACGCGCCTATCATCTCTACACTCGTTGAAGGCAAGGTAGCTTACAGCGTAAAAGGTGATACTAAGGAACTTCATATCGTTGGCGGATTCGTTGAGGTGAAGAAGAACTTGGTCAGTCTTTGCGTAGAAATCTAA
- the atpB gene encoding F0F1 ATP synthase subunit A, with the protein MKYLKHLICMVMMLFLLLPGAAASESKGEGVNLQEILWGHIKDSYEWHVTNIGDKPIIINLPVIVKTSNGWYTGCAEDFAEEPLEEGPHAGYRPCKNNPDLFIATKGNYERRIVELQKDGTEVRPLDLSITKSVCVLFIDAIILLLCILIPARWCRRHKVTDKAPKGFTGLMHMFVMYVYDEVIKPTLGKDSEKYAPYLLTCFFFIFVANVMGIVPFPPGGGNLTGNITITFFLAICTFLVTNFSGTKHYWKDIFWPDVPAWLKVPVPLMPVIEIFGIFTKPFALMVRLFANMMAGHAIALALTCIIFIMATMGVVLSSSMTIVSVGMSIFMMLLEILVSFIQALVFTMLSAVFISLARVHEAEG; encoded by the coding sequence ATGAAATATCTCAAGCATCTGATTTGTATGGTGATGATGCTCTTCCTGCTTCTGCCTGGTGCTGCCGCATCAGAGAGTAAAGGGGAGGGTGTTAACCTGCAGGAGATATTGTGGGGACATATTAAGGACTCATACGAGTGGCATGTAACCAATATCGGTGATAAGCCAATCATCATCAACCTGCCAGTCATTGTGAAGACATCAAATGGTTGGTACACGGGTTGTGCTGAGGACTTTGCTGAAGAGCCGTTAGAAGAAGGTCCACATGCGGGCTATCGTCCTTGTAAAAACAACCCAGACCTATTCATTGCAACGAAGGGGAACTACGAACGTCGCATCGTTGAGTTGCAGAAGGACGGCACAGAAGTGCGCCCTCTTGACCTCTCTATCACGAAGTCGGTGTGTGTACTCTTCATTGATGCCATCATTCTCTTACTGTGTATCTTGATTCCAGCACGCTGGTGTCGTCGCCATAAGGTTACCGATAAGGCACCAAAAGGCTTCACTGGTCTGATGCATATGTTTGTGATGTATGTCTATGATGAGGTTATTAAACCGACATTAGGTAAGGACTCAGAGAAGTATGCACCTTATCTTCTGACGTGTTTCTTCTTCATCTTCGTGGCTAATGTCATGGGTATTGTGCCATTCCCACCAGGAGGTGGTAACCTTACGGGTAATATAACCATCACTTTCTTCTTGGCTATTTGTACGTTCTTAGTAACCAATTTCTCAGGAACAAAGCATTATTGGAAAGATATCTTTTGGCCAGACGTACCCGCATGGTTGAAAGTTCCAGTGCCTTTGATGCCTGTGATAGAGATATTTGGTATCTTCACAAAACCTTTCGCATTGATGGTTCGTCTTTTTGCCAATATGATGGCAGGACATGCTATTGCGCTGGCTTTAACCTGTATCATCTTCATCATGGCAACGATGGGTGTTGTCCTAAGTTCTTCCATGACGATTGTGAGTGTGGGTATGAGTATCTTCATGATGCTTTTGGAGATTTTGGTTAGCTTTATTCAAGCTCTGGTCTTCACGATGTTGAGTGCTGTGTTTATCTCTTTGGCACGTGTTCATGAGGCAGAAGGATAA
- the atpE gene encoding ATP synthase F0 subunit C has product MLTSLLLAAETAKLGAAIGAGIAAVGAGLGIGRIGGQAMDAMARQPEKIGELRSAMIIAAALVEGVAFFAAIIALLCVF; this is encoded by the coding sequence ATGTTGACATCATTGTTATTAGCAGCAGAAACTGCAAAGTTAGGCGCCGCTATCGGTGCAGGTATCGCAGCCGTAGGCGCAGGTCTTGGTATAGGTCGTATCGGTGGTCAGGCTATGGACGCTATGGCTCGCCAGCCAGAGAAGATCGGTGAGCTTCGTTCTGCTATGATTATTGCAGCCGCATTGGTTGAGGGTGTTGCCTTCTTCGCTGCAATTATCGCTCTCCTCTGTGTATTCTAA
- the atpF gene encoding F0F1 ATP synthase subunit B, whose product MSLLLPDSGLLFWMTLVFLVVFFILWKWGFPSIIKMVNERKEYIDESLAKAEEANLRLANIQKQGEDLLMEAREKQAQILREASETRDTIVGQAQEKARDESARILSEAKAEIESQKQAAIRDIRSQVAELSVQIAEKILHKELATSAEQTQLINSLLDEVASSNGTESK is encoded by the coding sequence ATGTCATTATTATTGCCAGATAGTGGCTTACTCTTTTGGATGACCCTCGTCTTCTTAGTGGTCTTCTTCATCTTATGGAAGTGGGGATTCCCTTCTATCATTAAGATGGTGAACGAGCGCAAGGAGTATATTGACGAGAGTCTTGCAAAGGCAGAAGAAGCCAACTTGAGGCTTGCCAACATTCAGAAACAAGGTGAGGATCTGCTTATGGAGGCACGTGAGAAACAGGCGCAAATCCTTAGAGAGGCGTCTGAGACACGTGACACCATAGTCGGACAGGCACAGGAGAAAGCACGCGACGAGAGTGCTCGCATCCTTTCTGAAGCCAAGGCAGAGATTGAAAGTCAGAAGCAGGCTGCCATCCGCGACATCCGTTCGCAGGTTGCAGAGCTTTCTGTGCAGATTGCCGAGAAGATTCTGCATAAGGAACTGGCTACTTCTGCCGAGCAAACTCAGCTTATCAACAGCTTATTGGATGAAGTTGCTTCTTCTAACGGAACAGAAAGTAAATAA
- a CDS encoding F0F1 ATP synthase subunit delta, translating into MNTGVISVRYARALLKSACEQGIEDKVYAIMQTLAQNYLQVPELRMTIESPMLPKDKKRKLLEVACGDDCPELVGNFLSLVLKGDREELLQLMANDYVALYRKQKNIIRGKVITASPVSSQTEDKMKALVQSRAQGTVEFNTEVDPSLIGGFILEYDTYRMDASVKSKLNAILTQLKK; encoded by the coding sequence ATGAATACAGGTGTAATATCGGTTCGCTATGCTCGTGCGCTATTGAAGTCTGCCTGTGAGCAAGGTATCGAGGACAAGGTGTATGCTATTATGCAAACACTTGCCCAGAATTACCTTCAGGTGCCCGAACTCCGCATGACGATTGAAAGCCCGATGCTTCCGAAGGACAAGAAGCGCAAGCTATTGGAAGTAGCCTGTGGCGACGACTGTCCTGAGCTTGTTGGTAATTTCCTTTCCCTTGTCTTGAAGGGTGATAGAGAGGAGTTGCTACAGCTTATGGCGAATGACTATGTCGCTCTGTATCGTAAGCAGAAGAACATCATTCGCGGAAAGGTCATCACAGCCTCGCCTGTCTCTTCCCAGACGGAAGACAAGATGAAAGCACTGGTACAATCCAGAGCACAGGGAACCGTTGAGTTCAACACTGAGGTTGACCCTTCACTCATAGGTGGCTTTATTCTTGAGTACGATACTTACAGAATGGACGCCAGCGTGAAGAGCAAACTGAATGCTATCCTCACACAATTAAAAAAGTAA
- the atpA gene encoding F0F1 ATP synthase subunit alpha, with product MSDKIKPSEVSEILLKELQGINSEEKFDEVGSVLTVSDGVARVYGLRNAEANELLEFENGTMAIVMNLEEDNVGCVLLGPTEGIKEGQSVKRTHRIASIRVNDNFLGRVVNPLGEAIDGKGEIDLTDSFEMPLDRKAPGVIYRQPVKEPLQTGLKAVDSMIPIGRGQRELIIGDRQTGKTAIAVDAIINQKSFYEQGNPVYCIYVAIGQKASTVATLVQNLKEHGAMPYTIIVSATAADPAAMQYYAPFAGAAIGEYFRDRGYSALVIYDDLSKQAVAYREVSLILRRPSGREAYPGDVFYLHSRLLERAARINNQQEIAEKMNDLPECMKGYVRGGGSLTALPIIETQAGDVSAYIPTNVISITDGQIYLESDLFNQGFRPAINVGISVSRVGGSAQVKSMKKVAGTLKIDMAQYRELEAFSKFSSDMDKVTAMTLDRGRKNNQLLIQPQYSPMPVGEQIAILYCGVHGLMRDVPVEQVRQCQDQFLDTMRTAHADVIIDLAAGNLEDTSIKVIEEVMGNIAGQYK from the coding sequence ATGTCAGATAAAATTAAACCAAGTGAGGTGTCTGAGATTCTTTTGAAAGAACTTCAAGGCATCAACTCTGAGGAGAAGTTTGATGAAGTCGGTAGCGTACTGACCGTCAGCGACGGTGTAGCACGTGTCTATGGTCTTCGCAATGCTGAAGCCAACGAGTTGCTTGAATTTGAGAATGGCACCATGGCTATTGTCATGAACTTGGAGGAAGACAATGTAGGTTGTGTCCTTCTTGGTCCTACTGAAGGTATCAAGGAAGGTCAGAGCGTGAAGCGTACACACCGTATTGCCTCTATCCGTGTCAATGACAACTTCTTGGGACGTGTAGTCAATCCGCTTGGAGAGGCTATCGATGGTAAGGGTGAAATCGACTTGACTGACTCTTTCGAAATGCCATTGGACCGTAAGGCGCCAGGTGTTATCTATCGTCAGCCAGTGAAGGAACCACTCCAGACGGGTCTGAAGGCTGTTGACTCAATGATTCCTATCGGTCGTGGTCAGCGTGAGCTTATCATTGGTGACCGCCAGACAGGTAAGACAGCCATTGCCGTTGATGCTATCATCAATCAGAAGAGCTTCTACGAGCAGGGTAATCCTGTTTATTGTATCTATGTTGCCATCGGTCAGAAAGCTTCTACCGTTGCTACATTGGTACAGAACCTCAAGGAGCATGGCGCAATGCCTTATACAATTATCGTAAGTGCTACAGCGGCTGATCCTGCTGCTATGCAGTATTATGCTCCATTTGCCGGTGCTGCCATTGGTGAGTACTTCCGCGATCGTGGCTACTCAGCCCTCGTTATCTACGATGACTTGTCAAAGCAGGCTGTTGCCTATCGTGAGGTATCATTGATTCTCCGTCGTCCTTCAGGTCGTGAGGCTTATCCGGGTGACGTCTTCTATCTCCACTCTCGTCTGCTTGAGCGCGCTGCACGTATCAACAACCAGCAGGAGATTGCAGAGAAGATGAACGACCTCCCAGAGTGTATGAAGGGCTATGTACGTGGTGGTGGTTCACTCACTGCATTGCCTATCATTGAGACACAGGCAGGTGACGTGTCAGCCTACATCCCTACTAACGTGATTTCCATTACCGATGGTCAGATTTATCTTGAGTCAGACCTCTTCAATCAGGGCTTCCGTCCAGCTATTAACGTAGGTATCTCCGTATCTCGTGTAGGTGGTTCAGCACAGGTTAAGAGTATGAAGAAGGTAGCTGGTACGTTGAAGATTGATATGGCACAGTATCGTGAGTTGGAGGCATTCTCTAAGTTCTCATCAGATATGGACAAGGTCACAGCGATGACCCTCGACCGTGGACGTAAGAACAACCAGTTACTTATCCAGCCACAGTACAGTCCAATGCCTGTGGGTGAGCAGATTGCTATCCTCTACTGCGGTGTACACGGCTTGATGCGCGACGTACCTGTTGAGCAGGTTCGCCAGTGCCAGGACCAGTTCCTCGACACTATGCGCACTGCTCATGCCGATGTCATCATCGATTTGGCTGCTGGTAACCTCGAAGACACTTCTATCAAGGTAATCGAAGAAGTCATGGGCAATATTGCCGGACAATATAAATAA
- a CDS encoding F0F1 ATP synthase subunit gamma translates to MASLKEIKTRIASVQSTRKITSAMKMVASSKLHHAQNAIESMLPYAAMLEHILKAFLVSTPDTDTPFDEQRPVKRVALLVFSSNSSLCGGFNANVIKLMQHTIDEYHAQGLTDKDIVIYPVGRKVYESAKKHGYTCVYPYPLLADKPNFEECRNIAMELSQKWLKGEFDKVEIIYHHFKSVGSQILQRKNFLPIDLEEEVNADSTRDLSSNIATKAAQEYLKRKGQSGTQKSNNEAVVPLNDNFIIEPDLRTVLTTLVPKLLNHMVYTALLDSNASEHAARMVAMQTATDNADDLLRGLNLQYNKSRQAAITSELLDIVGGTVNN, encoded by the coding sequence ATGGCATCCTTAAAGGAAATCAAGACTCGTATAGCCAGTGTTCAGAGTACTCGTAAGATTACGAGTGCGATGAAGATGGTTGCGTCGAGTAAGTTACACCATGCCCAGAATGCCATCGAGAGTATGCTTCCATACGCGGCTATGCTCGAACACATTCTTAAGGCTTTCCTTGTCTCTACGCCCGATACGGATACTCCGTTTGACGAGCAGAGACCGGTGAAACGTGTTGCCTTACTCGTGTTCTCCTCAAACAGTTCTCTCTGTGGTGGATTCAATGCGAATGTCATCAAGCTGATGCAGCATACGATAGACGAATATCATGCGCAGGGCTTGACCGACAAGGATATTGTCATCTATCCTGTAGGACGAAAAGTGTATGAATCAGCAAAAAAGCATGGGTATACCTGTGTATATCCTTATCCGTTGCTTGCTGATAAACCAAATTTTGAGGAGTGTCGCAATATTGCCATGGAGTTAAGCCAGAAATGGTTGAAGGGCGAGTTTGATAAGGTGGAGATTATCTACCATCATTTCAAGAGTGTAGGAAGCCAGATTCTCCAACGTAAGAATTTCCTTCCAATTGACCTTGAGGAAGAAGTCAATGCCGACTCTACGCGCGATCTTTCATCAAATATCGCAACGAAGGCTGCACAGGAATATCTCAAGAGGAAAGGACAGTCTGGAACACAGAAGTCTAATAATGAGGCTGTTGTTCCTCTGAATGATAACTTCATCATTGAGCCAGACCTGCGCACAGTCTTGACAACATTGGTACCGAAACTGCTGAATCACATGGTTTACACTGCCCTTTTAGACAGTAATGCCTCTGAGCATGCAGCGCGAATGGTTGCTATGCAGACCGCAACAGATAATGCTGACGACCTGCTTCGTGGACTCAACTTGCAGTATAACAAGTCGCGTCAGGCAGCCATCACGTCTGAGTTGCTCGATATTGTTGGCGGTACGGTGAATAATTAA